tcttcatgTTTGTTTCTTAATTCAGTATATGCTTGAGAAACTCTTTGTAATTTCTCCTCAAGATCTGGTACATTCCCGTTGCCAACTTGTTTAACAATAGAGTTTATTCCAGAAAGATTTTTGAAttgtaattcttcaaattgtTTGCCTTGTAACCAAGTTGCAAAGTCAACAGCATGGGTTGTGTTAGTGGTTGCAGTGATTTTACCAGGAATATCCAAGAATATCTGATGTTCTTCAGGATTGGTACTTGCTAGTACTCGTTTAAATTGAGGTATCATTCTATGTTTCTTATCGGCTTTAGTAGCAGTAGTATTGGTAGTTGAAGTATTGATGAAATCATCGGGAACAGTTTCAACAGCAATATAAGCTACTGGGGAATTACAAGGTGTAAATGATTTCACAACTTGTTTCGTCACAATATCAGAAACAAACACCCTACCTTCGGAATCACCAGATATTATACTTGTTCCATCAAACGAAATTGACAATTTGGTAACAGCAATAGGTTTATCATCACCAGTTTTCGTCTTTTGTTGATGGGCAACAAATGTCTCCTTTAAATTCGGATCAGTATCAACAGTTATTATCTTATTCATACCACCAATACTTTCCAACACTGATGTATGATTGTTTATAGAATATAAAGGAATCGATCTCACAAGACCATTATTTAACCCAACATATAAGGCTCTATTGGCTGGATCCTTAGTGACACATTCTGCAGAACTGGGTAAAATAAATGTGGTTAGCAAACTCTTTGTGACTATATCGTAAATCCTGACCGTACTGTCTTTTGAAGTTGtatataattttaaatcattaatgtTATGAGCATCATTTAAACAAAGATCAGTGAGGGGTAATGTATTATCGGTAATTTGCCAATATGGTTTCACTTGATGATCTGATTTATCATAAACACTAATTAATTCTGCTAAATTCCATACAATACATCTGGCATCCTCACCTCCAGTAATTAAAAATGTTCCACAGCTTGACCCCTTGATCGTAGTCATCCCTTGATAATGGGCATCTCTGACACATAATAAATTGCCTGAACTTAATTCCCAAATATATAATTTCCCACTCTTAGATCCTCCTGCTAATAACCATGGAACCCGATAATTTGGCAATTTGTATAACTGGCCAGTATTGCTGGTGCTGCCAATTGgatgatttatcaatgtGATACAAGTCAATGCTTCTGGTATCGGTATGCGTTGATCAACACTTTCTTTTCCCCATGAATATACATTGATCAATGCTTTGTTAGGAGCAGCAGCGAAAATTCTTTCTCCGGGACCAATACCAGTAATGGCGGTGCCATTTGTGTGAGAGTCTGCATGTCGATAGGATGCATATTGCTTGGACGTATGGATTGATGTGATATACCCATATGATTCTTGACTATGTTTATCGGCTGGATCACCTTGACCTATGTAAAACACTACTTCATCCATGTTTGTGAGTTTAGCGATGAGATGAGAGGAACAAGAACAGAGAACAATTctgaaaaaagaaaaattttgtgAAAAATGGTTGTGCTTCTTATTCTCACCTTCCAccactgaaaaaaaaaaaaaaaagggtaGAAAGGCAACCAATTTGTAAAAATAGTACCAAAAACCAATTACTGTCTTTCTTCCTATCCGTATTATGCCGGTGAATTTTTTAACTAGTGTTGTATTTGATGGACCAGAGGTGATTCCGTATTG
This is a stretch of genomic DNA from Candida dubliniensis CD36 chromosome 1, complete sequence. It encodes these proteins:
- a CDS encoding WD-repeat protein, putative (Similar to S. pombe CRB3); the protein is MDEVVFYIGQGDPADKHSQESYGYITSIHTSKQYASYRHADSHTNGTAITGIGPGERIFAAAPNKALINVYSWGKESVDQRIPIPEALTCITLINHPIGSTSNTGQLYKLPNYRVPWLLAGGSKSGKLYIWELSSGNLLCVRDAHYQGMTTIKGSSCGTFLITGGEDARCIVWNLAELISVYDKSDHQVKPYWQITDNTLPLTDLCLNDAHNINDLKLYTTSKDSTVRIYDIVTKSLLTTFILPSSAECVTKDPANRALYVGLNNGLVRSIPLYSINNHTSVLESIGGMNKIITVDTDPNLKETFVAHQQKTKTGDDKPIAVTKLSISFDGTSIISGDSEGRVFVSDIVTKQVVKSFTPCNSPVAYIAVETVPDDFINTSTTNTTATKADKKHRMIPQFKRVLASTNPEEHQIFLDIPGKITATTNTTHAVDFATWLQGKQFEELQFKNLSGINSIVKQVGNGNVPDLEEKLQRVSQAYTELRNKHEELIKEHAQLLDKLE